The Nicotiana tomentosiformis chromosome 2, ASM39032v3, whole genome shotgun sequence genome includes the window GAGCGTCTTTTTCTGGACAGCAATAGGATAACTGGGAAAATCCCTGTTTCTCTATCTAATGCATCAAAGCTTACTGATCTCTGGTTAACTGAAAATGATTTGGAAGGAAATATTCCAAGTGAGTTTGGTAAGTTGCATGAACTGGTCTGGTTTGAATTTGAATATAATCGAATTTCTGGTGCCATTCCGTCCAGCTTGTTCAATATTTCGTCGCTTGAAATCCTCAAAGCCAGGCATAACTACTTGAATGGACATGTTCCTCATGATCTTGGTACCTGGATACCTAATTTGCAGGAGATTTTCCTTTCACACAACCAATTTAGTGGAGATTTACCATCTGCAATTTGCAATGCTTCAAAGCTTGTGTATCTTGAAGTTGCTAACAATAGTTTTAGTGGACAAATTCCCATGATGTTAGGTAACCTGGTGCACCTTAAGAATCTTAATCTGCAAAACAATTTATTGGTAAACAAGCCTGGAGCCACATATCTTGACTTCCTGAATTCAATGGTAACTTGCTGGAATCTCGAGTACCTAATTCTTGAATCTAATCCCTTTGAATGGAATGTTTCCGGAATCAATAGGAAATTTATCAAGCAAAATGAAGGTCCTTCCTGCAGCGAATTGTGGGATTAGAGGCAGTATTCCAATAAGCCTTGGAAACTTAAGTAGCTTGATTTACCTGGGATTGGAAAATAATAACATTGTCGGTAATGTGGTTCCCTTCTTTATTGGCTTGCAAAATCTGGAAAGGCTGTATCTTACTGGAAATAAATTAGAAGGGCCTTTTCCAGCTGAACTGTGCAGCATACAAAGATTAGGTGTTTTGCACTTGGGAGAAAACAGACTATCAGGATCAATACCTTCATGTATTGGTAATCTGACTGAATTAAGGGAAATGTCAATTGCTGCCAACAATTTCAACTCcaacttaccttcaagtttttGGAGATTAATAAAACTTGACGGTCTGAACTTGTCCAAAAACCTGCTGCATGGTTTCTTACCTTCTGATGTGGGAAATCTGAAAGCCGTGAACATCATGGACctctcttttaataagttttttgGTGAAATACCCAATTCCATAGGGTCACTTCAAAATCTAGTTTCACTAGATATGTCAAGAAATGCATTTCAAGGTCCCATGCCAAATACATTTAGCAATCTAATTGTTCTTGAGTATTTGGATTTGTCTAGTAATGCTCTATCTGGTATGATTCCCAAACCTCTCGAGCTATTGCGAGATCTCAAGTATTTCAATGTTTCTTTCAACAACTTGCAAGGAGAAGTTCCAAAGAAAGGGGTATTTGCAAATCTCAGTTGCCAGTTTTTCATGGGAAATCCAAGACTTTGTGGAGCACCTGACTTACATATTCCTTTGTGTCCAGCTCGAAGCAGCACGACAACAAGGAAAAAGTCTCTTATCCTTGGAACAACAGTATCTGCTGCTGCAGTATTTCTGATATTGGTCGCTTTGTTTTTCACATGGATGATTTGGTCAAGGAAAAAGCATGTGAAGAGCAAAAATGGAACTGATTCCTCATTCAGAATGGGTCATCAGAGGATCAGTTATTATGAGCTTCTCCAAGCTACTGAAAACTTCAGTCAGTCCAACCTAGTGGGAAGTGGAAGTTCTGGTACAGTATACAAGGGTAAGTTGTCTGGTGATAATGTCTTTGCAATCAAAGTTTTTGATATGCAATGGCAAGGGGCTTTAAAAAATTTTGATTCAGAATGTGAAATTTTGAGCAATGTAAGACACAGGAACTTGGTCCAGATTGTATCAACTTGCTCAAATATGGATTTCGTGGCGATGGTACTGGAGTATATGCCTAATGGAAGCTTAGATAAAATGTTATACTCCGATAGAAATTGTTTGAGCCTTGTTGAAAGACTCAATATAATGATCGACGTAGCACTGGCCGTAGAGTATCTTCATCATGATTATACAGTGTCGATTGTGCACTGCGATCTAAAGCCGGCTAACGTGCTTCTTGATCAGGATTTGACTGCCCATGTGGCAGATTTTGGGATTGCAAAAATGTTGGCACAAGAAGGAAACAATGCTCAAACGAAGACCCTGGGAACTATTGGTTATATTGCTCCAGGTATGATAATGTCTTGAACTGCAGGTGTCCTATGTTGGTTTCTTTATTCCTTTATGGATTTGTTTGGTAGGAACGAAAACATTTTCCTAATGAAATGAGGAAAATGACTTGCATACTATATACTACGaggaggaaaaatatttttcaaaactctcttTCAACCTTTTTCATCCTTACTGCCACCCCCAATGCACACCATCGCCACCCCGGGCCCAAGACCCCAACCTACCACCTTGCACCCAACCTCAACCCACCCCCCTACCTTGACACCCCTATCCCATCCCCAACCCCATGCCTCGGCCCACCTCCCCCTCCCTAGCAAACCTCCCCACCCTCACCCCCTTCCCTCCGCCCCGGCCCACCAACTACTGCCACCCCTCTCCCGCTCAACTCGGACTTCGCAACTCGAAACAGGGAGGTCGGGGCCGAGGGTGGGGGTGTCGGGGCCAGGGGCCGCATGTCGGCCTGTAGGGGGCCGTGGCTGGGGACCATGGTGGGGGTTCGGGTCAGGTCCTGTGTCTGGTTCGGGCCCGAGATTATAGTATTTGCttgaattattttattaaaatgcTCTTGGGACAATAATTTTTCCTTACTAaccaaataccaaaaaataaggaagaaaaccACTTGTTTTCCAAGATAATATTTTCTAGGAAAACATTTTTCATCGTACCAAACACAACCTACAACTACCATAACTTTGATTTTCATCCCGTGTCATAATTGATTTCACAGTGGGAATTTCACATAGTCCAGAAACTTTTTCTTTTATGACAGTGGCAGTTTATAACATTTTGTACTATAACATGGGCAACTACACATTTCTAAGTTCCAAAAAATCTCAATTTAAGTCCATGGTTATCTATTTGGGCATAGTTTAACTGGGAATTTATTGCAACAGAATATGGTTTAGATGGGCAAATATCCACAAGCAGTGATGTTTATAGCTTTGGGATTTTGTTGCTTGAGACATTCACAAGAAAGAAGCCTACTGATGACATGTTTGGAGGAGACTTAAGCTTGCATAAATGGGTATCTCTCTCATTTCCTGATGCTGTTATTGACATTCTAGATGCAGACCTTGTTAGTGACATTGCCTTTACAAGTGATGAAAACCAAAGCCGAATCAAACAGTTGTTGGTTTCGATCATAAATGTTGCATTCCTATGTTTGAAAGAGTTACCAGAGGAAAGGATAAACATGAGAGAGGTTGTGGTGCAGCTGAAGAAAATAAGAGCTGAATTAACCAAGATTTTTAGCAATTCTCATACAAAACCTTAGAAAAGGGATTGATGCAGCAACAAGCAGAATCAGTTTCTCGATATCCTACATACTAATTATGTGGATATTCTCCGACGTTGTCTATCTTTTTTAAGAGCTATTATGGACCTTCCACATTTGTAAACCTATCAGTTCTTTAGTGAATAGTCTTTGCAGTATTCGTCAATTTATATGCAATGTTGTATCTCCTAGTCTTTTTCTATATGAAGCCATGTGTATAATCCACTCTCCTCATTTATCTGCCAAACTTTTCATCTACTCCTTTTAAATGTTTTCTCTTCACATGAAGCTAAGTATTTTCTGTTTCTTCTTACGTTTGTCAAAATTTCTTATTAATTTGGTTGATACCGCTACACTTTGTGCACAAAAAATATGCAAGGATGTGAAGCCAGCTAAGGTCCAAAGAGTTACTCAGGTAAGAAACCTGTTTACTTGGAGAGAACCTGCAATCTGCATAGACTGCTAAGCTAATAGTTTCTTCAAATCTTGCTATGTTTAGGTATTTCAAACTCCTTTTTAGAGGATACACCAGTTTTTTGAGGATACCTTAATTCTTATCATACTTTGACATCTCTAGTTTCCTCTCTAGAACTTATGCcaagtaggggtgttcaaaaccgaaccgaaaccgaaccgaaaccgaagcttaatggcttattggtatcgggttaacggtttaacggacggggaacggattgaagtttttttattaacggcttatcggtttgggggtgaattattcaattttcttaacggataatccgttaacccgttaagtgTATATATCTTaatggataatccgttaacccgttatgaatatatatatatattaaatatcaaaaaccttccacttcttccagtactttatctctaagttctaacgcctaattcctaaataatcagaaccctaATGCCTAAACTTCAACCAGTAGCCACCAGCAGAATTATGGTTCTCTTTATTCGACCATAATTCAACCAGCTTCAGTAGAAATTCAACCAGCACTCCAGCAGCCACCCGCAGTACTCTATCTCGTCGACTTCCAGGCTTCCAACACTCTATCTTAGTGCCCTAGTATGAAGAGCAAGCTCATATTTTTGCTTTTTAAAATTGTAAATATGGATCCATCACAGCCTTTGTGTTAATTATTAATATATTGTTAATGAACAAGAAACAAAGGGAAGGACCGCACGTTTATTGTAATTTTGCTTCGTTTGTGCtatgaataaattaataaaagcttaGATACCATTATATTTAATGAGCTAAACTACTGAAATTGTTCCTTTGCATCTAAACCAGGCAATCACATAGTTATCTCAATGAAATTTGATATCATTGTATGATCCATGTTATAGCTAGCAAGAGTTACAGTGACATATCCATTAGAACTACTTTTTCCTTAATTACATCATATCATAGTCTGCTTTGGGATATAATGTAGACTACAATATTTTCTGtttttttcactctacaccacatgacacactacatcattcttatgtaggcgttaacagacatgtatgtctggactcaatgtgtaattttctattttgaatttgtatgcaaggcggtcaacaaacaattaatgcacgcaatatagattgaattaggccgataaactgtccgataagagctaaaccgataccaattcgcccgatatcttatcgggtggctagcggattaatatatttaaaaaccgataaccgttaagccaaaccgttaagagtaattaaccgcccaatctgcccgataagcagccctaatgCCAAGTACTGTGGCTGAAAATGATTACGGACTGGACTTAGAAATAGTTCAAAATGCAACTCAATGATTCATAAATTGTGATAAGACAGATTAGGCTTGCTTTAGGAATGTAACAAAACAAGGCATGGGGAAATAGTTCATATGTTATTCCATGAAGCAATCTGTATATATGCATGTATCCTAACTATGGAAagaataaaaaaatgaaaaatcctGTAGATCCGCTATTAAATACCTACAATCATGTATGTTACAAGAAATATGTCTACATTCATTCTATCATGAATGTAGAATCCCTAGAATCATGCTATCATGCATATTACAAAGAATATACTGCATTCATAACACTCCCCTCAAACTGGAACATAGATATTGATCATGCCTAGCTTGTTACAAAGGTAATCAACTCTAGTTCCATTCAATGCCTTGGTGAATAAATCAGTTAGTTGCTCTCATGTTTTCATATAGCCAGTGGAAATCAAGTTTTCCTAAATCTTCTCACGAATAAAATTATAGTCGACCTCAATATATTTAGTTCTTTCATGATACACCGTATTTGAGGCAATATGAAGGGCAACTTAATTATCACACCAGAGTTTTGCTGGTGTATGATGTTTCAACCCAATTTTAGTTAAAAGATGATGTATCTACATAATCTCAAGCGTAGACTATAACATAGCTCTATACTCGGACTCTGCAGTGGTCGAGATACAATATTTTGCTTCTTACTCCTCCACGATACTAGGTTCCCTCCAACAAAGACACAATAACATGTAGTAGATCTTCTATAAATTTTGGATCCCACCCAATCAGCATCTGCGAAACACTCTACACGAGTATGGCCGTGGTTGCTATACAATATTCCAGGTCCAGGAGATCCTTTCAAGTAACATAGAATATGTTCCAAAGCTTCCCAATATTTGACTGTAGGTGCACACATGAATTGTCTAACAACACTCACAACAAAAGCAATATCTCGACAAGTCACAATGAGACAGCTCAACTTCCCAACTAATCTCCTATATCTCTCAAGATTATCAAAGAATCGCCATCATCTTTCATAAGATGTACATTAGAAACCATTATAGTACTGCAGGGTTTGGCTGCCAACTTTCCGGTTTCTGCAAGTAGATCAACAATATACTTTCTCTGAGATAGAAGAATTTCCATTTTGCTTATATTCAATTCTACTCCAAAAAAGTATTGCAACTGGCCCAAATGCTTAGTATGCAAGAAAGACTTGAAGAAAGAGATCCGCGCATAGTCACTTCCTGTGATAACAATGTCATCAATATATACAACAAGGAGAATAGTGCCAGTTGCTGATTGCGGATAAAAGAATGAGTGATCACACTTACTCATTTTCAGCCCAAACTTCTGAAGTACCTCACTAAACTtgccaaaccaagctcgaggacTCTACTTCAAGCCATATAAGGACTTCTTCAAATGACAGACTTTCCCATATTCCCCCTGAGTAACAAAACTGGGTGGTTGCTATATATACACTTCTTCCTGAAGATCACCATGAAGGAATGCATTCTTGATATCCAACTGATGTAAAGGCCAATTCTCGGAAACAGCTAGAGAAATTAATAAGCGGACAGAAGTGAGTTTGGAAACCACGGAGAAGGTATCGAAATAATCTACCCCATAAGTTTGAGCATACCCTTTAGCAACAAGTCTAGCCTTAAGTCTTGCCACAAAACCATCAAGATTAGCTTTAACTGTGAAGACCTGTAAGTCCACCAAATCCGACGTGTGGTTACCCGGCATGTATTATTTTCTCAAGCATTGCATCAAACCATCCGGGATGATTCAAAGCCTCCTTCACTatattgggtatcgtgatggactCCAGAAAGGCAATCATAGATCTAGACATAGAGGATATGCGGACATAGGAAACAAAATTAGCAATGAAATATGTGGATTTGCAAGTACGTATACCTTTGCGAAAAGAAATAGGAAGGTCAAGGTTTTCTGAAGGATCAGGCGGAGGAGGATCTGATAATGAAGGAATTGTTGCAGGACATGTCTCATTTATCTCTCGCCTTCGCGAGTAGGCTTGAACAATTGGCGGTCTTACTAACACAGTTACATGACATGTCTCATTTGTCTCTCGCATCCGCGAGTAGGCTTGAGCAGTTGGCGGTCTTGCTAACACAGTTGGAGCATGTGCTGAAGGCATGATAGCAGATTGGTGCTCAATAGAAGAACTAGGAGATTGCGGAACATCATCTGATTGTTCTGTCAAAGAACGAGTAACCTGATATACTAGCCACTCATCTTCCTCCCCTTGACTTGTAAAAATGGGAGGTGCATAGAAGAATGTTGTAGTCTTTGAAAATACCACATCACTTGACACCAGATATTTATCAAGTTAAGTAGAATAACACTGAAACCCCTTCTGAAGGCGAGAATAGCCTAGGaaaactgtaatgacccgacttgtcattttttgAATTAGCATCTCgctcagcgacttaaggtcccaaATAGCTTTgtgatatgtattatgacttgcgtatgtggtcgagtttgattttcggatgattcgggatcaaattggaagaacaattcttatttaagaagcttaaaataaaagagttgatcggagagttgaattttgagcaaacggctccgtatggtaattttagacttaggagtgtgtccggatatttttttggaagtccgtagttgattttggcttcaAATGGGAAAGTTGgaaatggaaggtttggaagtttgaccgggagttgactttggtgatatcagtGTCGGAATGTGATTTTCAGAGTTgtattagctctgttatgtcatttggaacttgcatgcaaactttgacgtcattccaggttaatttgatatgtttcggcacgaattttggaagttggaagatttggaaattcatgaattcgatttgtggtgcgattcatagttttgacattatttgatatggtttgaggcctcgaacaaGTCCGcgttatattttaggacttgttggtacgtttggttgaggtctcgggggcctcgggtgtgtttcggggtgagttttgaacgagtttgggcatttcggcactttgATGATGTTCTGGAACAATTGAAGTGCagagggcacattttggagtggcGGACCTTACAGcaaaattgcggaccgcagaggaaatgtgcggaccgcagaaatcctcttgcgGCCGTAGAAAGTAGaatctgcaggttcgatggtctgacttcggaagcttatatcttttgatctataaggaatttggagatgatccaaaaaggaaagttgtatccctttgagtctagttttcataaattaaattatttattatttagataTTTGTATGGAAAGTTATGGTCtatttactgaagcctggtagtgcaATCACTACTGgactgcgaccgcacaatttgtgTTGTGGTCGTAGAACctggaatgtgcggaccgcacaaaaaatgtgcaatCAACACTTTGGAGGTCAAATGTAGTACCATATAAATGAGGctttcatctcattttttatttttggacttagaaagctCGGTTTGTAGCGAtcttttgtgggtttttcaaaaaaatcatcgggataagtgattctaactcggttttggccATATTACACGAAttcattattattttcatcatgtaattagtgaTTTTAGTTGGAAATTTGGAGAACAATTGTaaaaacttcctagactaaattttgggatttgaatgtcgattccttatcggaatttgataaaattggtatggttgaactcgtatcggaatgggtgtttgaatttcgtaaaaattctatCAGGTTACTAGAGTCGAGGCCTGCGTTGACtttcgggttgactttttaatgtgaaattttaagtcaacgttttattatctgaaattatttccgatgaattttaatgaagtaatataatttatttggctagatttgagccgtccggaggtcatttcatgcaacaaggctattttggaatatcaacctaaattcaaaaaggtaagtatcttgcctaaccttgagtgggggaattaccccttaggcattgagttgtATGTGCCATTTGTATAATGTGAAAGTTgtatacgcaaggtgatgagtacgtactcgggcttatatgtaaaaaaatttattggtttaaagtcgtGGGCAtttttaagtattaaattggaaattacaggcacttattaaatccttatttgtcatgcctcgttctttatttgtcgaatttgttttatatgataatttggtgtgattgctactttgatttttatgtgaatttcgtttgcttgttgagttgacattttctgaaaataattacattatgagtttttcatctgcaaataattaattaaataagtttaaattgagacgttaatatttatcataaatttggattaaagaagagggtgttcttgctgagttatttttccatctttGCTGTTGTATATTTACCCTCAGGAGCGCccttgttgtttacctctatttgctgtgttgttatctttctgaAATTTTtcattgttcacttctcagtaatttcattatattattatgtattCTGTCTTGTGAATTGTCCtagcagttgtgatatgaaatatgggcacgaggtgcggtGAGTAAATGctgataatattggcacgtgagttgtccgtgcggttgtgatagagatatggacacgaggtgctgtgaaaatatgaaagtgggctgagacccgtaatttttttatgattatgaaatgacgTGTCACAAGgtgatttttatttaaaagaattatattcaaaaatatattatttgaaataattattgaTGGAAAGTATTTATTTGGAAGaactatatttaaaatatatttatttgaagggagtatatctgaaatatatatttattttgaaaggattacattctaaagattgttgtttgaaaaacttatatttgaaagatttatccttgaagtacttacatttgaaagacgtatatttgagggacttgattaactggttgtatttgtgttccttattcgtttgagcaatatttatgatgttcttacttccttgttgtttatatcattggttgattcttgttgccatcatTGCCATTTGTCTTCTATTATTATcatatactgctatattgcacaggttatttgactagtgagtgtcttgactgtacctcgtcactactctaccgaggttagtcttgatacttattgggtaccgactgtagtatactcatattacacttctgcatattttgtgtAGAGCTAGGTATTTGatctcattgataaccaaggggttAAGGcactgcacaaaccggcgcactctagcctccatagtaagCAACATGAGAATGGAATATTTAACCATacgcgcgaactccatgtgatactcccacgcactcttacttccttgcttaaggttctcaaactctACGGCACGGGCTACCCTAGTCTTGGCCGGTAAGAAATGGTCCATGAAAGCGTcaacaaactcactccaccttgttggagggcttccctcctcccgagagtcctcccacagctcaaaccaagaataggccacccctttttGGCGGTaggcggtaggcggccaactccactccctccgtctcagtagcgcgcataac containing:
- the LOC104119855 gene encoding probable LRR receptor-like serine/threonine-protein kinase At3g47570, which codes for MFPESIGNLSSKMKVLPAANCGIRGSIPISLGNLSSLIYLGLENNNIVGNVVPFFIGLQNLERLYLTGNKLEGPFPAELCSIQRLGVLHLGENRLSGSIPSCIGNLTELREMSIAANNFNSNLPSSFWRLIKLDGLNLSKNLLHGFLPSDVGNLKAVNIMDLSFNKFFGEIPNSIGSLQNLVSLDMSRNAFQGPMPNTFSNLIVLEYLDLSSNALSGMIPKPLELLRDLKYFNVSFNNLQGEVPKKGVFANLSCQFFMGNPRLCGAPDLHIPLCPARSSTTTRKKSLILGTTVSAAAVFLILVALFFTWMIWSRKKHVKSKNGTDSSFRMGHQRISYYELLQATENFSQSNLVGSGSSGTVYKGKLSGDNVFAIKVFDMQWQGALKNFDSECEILSNVRHRNLVQIVSTCSNMDFVAMVLEYMPNGSLDKMLYSDRNCLSLVERLNIMIDVALAVEYLHHDYTVSIVHCDLKPANVLLDQDLTAHVADFGIAKMLAQEGNNAQTKTLGTIGYIAPEYGLDGQISTSSDVYSFGILLLETFTRKKPTDDMFGGDLSLHKWVSLSFPDAVIDILDADLVSDIAFTSDENQSRIKQLLVSIINVAFLCLKELPEERINMREVVVQLKKIRAELTKIFSNSHTKP